The genome window GACATGCGTACCCTGTTCAGCCGCCCCAGCAGGCACATCGAATTTCACTCCGGGCTCGACGTTGCTATGGAATTCGTTGCCGACAAAAAAGCGGTAAAGGATCGTAGGGACCGTTTTGCTCAAGGCGATAACCCGGCTCACGGAAAGCCTGTCCTGTTCGGTCGGAGTGCCGGAATCATCCAGATCCTCGACGAGAGACAGCACGGGCGTTGAGATGAGAACGCCTTTTTGCTCGACGCCATTTAGATCGAGCAAATCCGTATGCAGCGCCGCCCCCTCCACCGTCTGATACACAGTTCCGAGCGAAACACCCTTTTCGACGATCCGGACGCCGAAAAGCCCGGACCAATCGAACGTCTCGAACTCAATTCGGTCATCTACCAAAAGAGCTTGGAAAACCGGAACATCGGCCTCGATCGTCGCGATATCCTCGGACCACGCAATGCGGCCGAGTTCGTATTGCCCGGAGCGCAGCTCGATATCTGCTGGCAGGGTGCCATCTGGATACAGGGCGGCGTCGGCGAGGTCGGCAGACCCCGCCGGTCGGATAATGAAAGACATGACGTTTATCCTGTGATGGTAAGGGTGTTGCCGTCGACGCCGAACGACGGCGCGACGACGGCGGGCGCTGAAGCGATCGTCAGCATGTTTCCGGCCACCGAGTATTCCCAAGCGGCGGGGATCTGGACCGATGCGACAAAGGCGAACTCGACCGTCACAACCTGGTCGAGATCGTCCCCGACCGTCAGCGTCACGATCCGTTCGATCTCGTCGTCGAGGGGCAGCACGACGCGGCCGTCGACGATCTCGCCGAAATCCGTCGCTGCGATCTTCGGGTTCAGACCGCCGAGAATGCGGGGCGTGACGATCGCCGTGCCACCCGCCCGGACAGTTGCGCGGACCTCTTCGACCGGCGAAACCGCCAAGCGTGCGACGACGAGAAGGGTGAACTCGGCTTCGTCGACCGCGCCGGTCACGTCGCGGCCGCTCACCGTCACGGTCCGCGCCTCGACCGTATCATGCGGCAGGACCAGCTCGTGATCCGCGCCCTGCCCCTCGATCGTTCCGAAGGTGGCGGCGAGCGAATAGGGCGTGATGCCCCCCGAGGCCGAGATCGGCAGGCGAGTGCGGCCGCCCGCTTCCTGGACAACCGTGACGTCGGACAGATCGCCGATCGCGAAGGGTAGGACGATCTCCGGGATCAGCGTGGCGCGGATCGACGGCTCGACCTTGATCTCGATCGCTCGCAGCATGCGGGGCGGCCGGTCGAGATGGTCCGGATCGTAGCCGAGCAAGTTGCCGTAGAACGTGTCACCCTCGCGCACGAACATGATCTCGTCGTTCGGAACGTCGAAGATCTCTTCGCTGCCCGCAAGGCCGAGCATCGCCTTCATGCGCGGATCGGATTGTTTCTCGCGTGTCGCTTCTGGATCGATGCCGCCCGCCTTCGTCGAGGCCAGCGTGAGCACTAGAAGCCAGCCCCGCGGGTTATCGACGATGAAGGTCAGCGGCTCGCCATCGTAATACCGCAACGGTGCCGCTCGGTCGCGATCGGGGATCTCGACGCGCGGGATGTCATCGACATTCATCATCGCGCGCACCCCGCGTCGAGCGTGGCGATCAGGACGCGACCGGTCACGACCGACATGTCGCCCCCGTCCCGCGATAGCGCCGCCGCGTGCGCCGCTGCCGGGGCATCCGTCCTACGGCAAAGCACGTCATCGCTCACCGCGATCGCGCAGCCACTCACGGTCGCCAACAGGCTGACCCGAGCCAATATCCGCATCGTCAATCCTCCGGGAAGTGTCTCGATCGGCCTCAAGGGCCCGGCGATGGGCGGCATCGAACGCATCGTCCCTGCCCGCCCAGTAGATCGCGCCGATCATCAGCAGGACGCCCACCGCGCCAGCGGCGACAAGATAGAGACGGCTCACGTCGAGCCACCCCGCGCCTTGAAGATGCGACTGGCGATGAAGGTCAGGGCATAGCCCACGAAGCCGGTCAGCGCGGCCGCGATGCTTTCGACCTGGAAGGTGATCGTCCCGGCGACGGGATCGTGCACCGCGACCCCCTGCCCCGACAGCCAGGCGCAGGCGAAATAGATCGCCATCCGAATATAGACGCCCATCAGTTCCGCCCCCCGAATGCCTGCCGCAGAGCGCTGAGAAGAGCCGCCCAGAAGCCGCGCGCAGGCGGTTGCGCGGTGGGGGCGTTGCGACGGCGCAGGACATCATCCCACCACGCGCGCGCATCGAAGCCCGGGCATTGCGTGGCGGCACCGGGCATGTCGCGGTGCCCCTCGACGATCGCGCCCGGGTAGCGTTCCTGCAGCTTGTCGATCAGATCGATCATCGCCCGGATCTGCGCCGGCGTCCGGCTATCGAACCCGATGTTCGGCGCGGCTTTCCTCACGCCACCCTCGAAGCAGATGCCGATGCTCGACGGGTTCGAGCCCTTGACATGCGCGCCCATCTCGAACCGACCGGGCTGC of Palleronia sp. LCG004 contains these proteins:
- a CDS encoding N-acetylmuramoyl-L-alanine amidase yields the protein MSYLPDARVTHIVIHYSATPVERDYSVADIDRMHRKRGFREVGYHYFIRKAGAVETGRDLSQPGRFEMGAHVKGSNPSSIGICFEGGVRKAAPNIGFDSRTPAQIRAMIDLIDKLQERYPGAIVEGHRDMPGAATQCPGFDARAWWDDVLRRRNAPTAQPPARGFWAALLSALRQAFGGRN